Part of the Syntrophorhabdaceae bacterium genome is shown below.
TTTTGAAGTGGTCCATATCTCCCAGTACATCTATGAACTGATCAACGAGGGAAGGATTCAGATTACCAAAGAATATGCCAGGAAAGTCACCTACCACGATCCCTGTTACCTGGGAAGACATAACGGCGTCTTTGACGAACCCCGGGGAATCTTGCAGAAGATTCCGGGGCTCACCCTTACCGAGATGGCCGAAGTCCGGGAAGACAGCCTCTGCTGTGGCATGGGCGGAGGCAGGGCCTGGATGGAGACAGAAAAGAACGAGCGGTTCGCGAACCTCAGAGTCGAACAGGCCGTAAGGACTGGCGCACAGGTGCTCGCTACCGCGTGTCCCTACTGTGTGTTTGCACTTGAGGACTCGAGGCTCGTCACGAACCACGCTGACGACATTGAGATAAAGGATATCACGGAGATTTTACAGGAAGTGATTTAAATAAAACCGGAAATGAGGTGATAGAAAGTGGAAAACGTACTGCCGCTCAAAAACAATATACAACAAATGTGTAAGAGTCTTGGAGAGAGCAATTTTGGGGATGTCATGGTCGTTGGTGGAGGCATCAGCGGTATTCAGGCTTCCCTCGATCTTGCCACCGCTGGTTTCAAGGTGTACCTGGTCGAGAAAGCGCCGAGTATCGGCGGCCACATGGCCCAGCTCGACAAGACCTTTCCGACCAACGACTGTTCGATGTGAATTCTCGCACCTAAACTGGTCGAGGTCGGCCGGCATCCAAACATAGAAGTACTCACCTATACCGA
Proteins encoded:
- a CDS encoding (Fe-S)-binding protein, with protein sequence FEVVHISQYIYELINEGRIQITKEYARKVTYHDPCYLGRHNGVFDEPRGILQKIPGLTLTEMAEVREDSLCCGMGGGRAWMETEKNERFANLRVEQAVRTGAQVLATACPYCVFALEDSRLVTNHADDIEIKDITEILQEVI